Proteins found in one Paenibacillus wynnii genomic segment:
- a CDS encoding dihydroorotate dehydrogenase electron transfer subunit, whose protein sequence is MGTVISNERLTDGVYRLSVEGGNGGNIGQFYMLRAWGAYPLLSRPISINLVNDNSIDFLYHVVGEGTELLSELKPGDAIGLEGPFGNGFPAVEGRIALVGGGIGIAPLLYCARELPSCDVYLGFSREPFQIEDFRSHTDKLTVDVGGLILDSVDFSEYDHVFVCGPHPMLKAAQLKSIAAESAGSRTNVYLSMENRMACGIGACLVCSVSCRDGQRKACTDGPVFLAEEVVFHD, encoded by the coding sequence GTGGGAACGGTGATTAGTAACGAGCGGCTGACAGATGGAGTGTATCGCCTCAGTGTTGAGGGAGGAAATGGAGGCAATATCGGGCAGTTCTACATGCTGCGTGCGTGGGGAGCCTATCCGCTTTTGTCAAGACCTATTAGCATAAACCTAGTGAACGACAATAGCATTGATTTTTTATACCATGTTGTAGGTGAAGGAACAGAGTTGTTATCCGAATTAAAACCGGGTGATGCGATCGGGCTGGAAGGTCCTTTCGGCAACGGCTTTCCTGCTGTAGAAGGAAGAATTGCTCTTGTAGGCGGCGGGATTGGGATTGCACCTCTTTTATATTGTGCGCGGGAACTTCCAAGCTGTGATGTCTATTTGGGATTTAGCCGTGAACCTTTTCAGATCGAAGATTTCCGCTCCCACACCGATAAGCTAACGGTGGATGTAGGTGGATTAATATTAGACAGCGTGGATTTTTCGGAGTATGACCATGTCTTTGTGTGCGGACCACATCCTATGCTGAAGGCAGCCCAGTTAAAGAGTATCGCAGCGGAGTCGGCAGGGAGTAGAACGAATGTATATCTGTCCATGGAGAATCGTATGGCCTGCGGTATAGGGGCCTGCTTGGTGTGCAGTGTTTCTTGCCGCGACGGTCAGCGTAAAGCATGTACGGATGGTCCGGTCTTTTTGGCCGAGGAGGTGGTCTTCCATGATTAA
- a CDS encoding 3D domain-containing protein: MKIKFSVFKSLATVLGISVLLHAAPAQADGIHIATEGNTFYTLSKQYGVNMNQLMKSNPKVQPLNIYPGLKLIIPGKAKVATSVQTEVVKPKVITASLSVEPKSKTVQAWGKEFSYEKTIQVKATAYSSAASENGKWGPVDYFGNPLKLGTIAVDPDVIPLGTKVLVTAHSHPGLPKKAFLATATDMGSAIKGNRIDIFIPGSQSFVSEFGFQYVQLYVIQ, from the coding sequence ATGAAAATTAAATTTTCAGTATTTAAGTCACTCGCAACCGTTCTTGGAATAAGTGTGCTGCTGCATGCCGCACCCGCACAAGCGGATGGAATTCATATCGCTACTGAAGGAAACACCTTTTATACCCTTTCTAAGCAGTACGGTGTGAACATGAACCAACTCATGAAATCCAATCCTAAGGTTCAGCCCCTTAATATCTATCCGGGATTGAAGCTGATTATTCCGGGCAAAGCCAAGGTGGCAACTTCAGTACAGACAGAGGTTGTTAAACCTAAGGTGATAACTGCCAGTCTAAGTGTAGAGCCGAAGAGCAAGACAGTCCAAGCCTGGGGCAAAGAATTTAGCTATGAAAAAACAATACAGGTCAAAGCTACAGCGTATTCATCAGCGGCCAGCGAAAACGGCAAATGGGGACCCGTGGACTACTTTGGAAATCCTCTTAAGCTTGGGACTATCGCTGTTGACCCGGATGTGATTCCTCTAGGCACCAAGGTTCTGGTCACCGCCCATTCGCACCCTGGACTGCCTAAGAAGGCTTTCCTGGCGACTGCAACGGATATGGGTAGCGCAATTAAAGGTAACCGAATTGATATCTTCATACCCGGCAGTCAAAGCTTTGTGTCAGAGTTCGGTTTTCAATATGTACAATTGTACGTGATTCAATAA
- a CDS encoding amino acid ABC transporter ATP-binding protein has translation MIEVKNLQKHFGKLEILKGIDLEVQKGEVVVVIGPSGSGKSTFLRCLNLLEQPTGGDISFEGQSITAKKHDINITREKMGMVFQQFNLFPHKTVLQNIMLAPVKVKKIQPSEAEKIAMELLRTVGLEDKKDAYPSQLSGGQKQRIAIARALAMQPHVMLFDEPTSALDPEMVGEVLEVMKKLAEDGMTMIIVTHEMGFAREVGDRILFMDGGVIVEQGTPAEVFGNPKNIRTQDFLSKVL, from the coding sequence ATGATCGAGGTTAAAAACTTACAAAAGCACTTTGGAAAGCTGGAAATCCTTAAAGGCATCGATTTGGAAGTCCAAAAAGGTGAGGTTGTCGTTGTTATTGGACCCAGCGGGTCGGGTAAAAGTACTTTTCTGCGTTGTCTGAACCTTCTGGAGCAGCCTACTGGCGGTGATATTAGTTTTGAAGGCCAATCTATTACAGCTAAGAAGCATGATATCAACATCACTCGAGAGAAAATGGGCATGGTGTTCCAGCAATTTAACCTGTTCCCTCACAAAACCGTACTGCAAAACATTATGTTAGCTCCGGTTAAAGTAAAGAAGATCCAACCAAGCGAAGCAGAGAAAATAGCAATGGAACTACTTAGAACAGTGGGACTTGAGGATAAAAAAGATGCATACCCTTCTCAGCTGTCCGGTGGACAAAAGCAGCGGATCGCGATTGCTCGGGCGCTTGCGATGCAGCCCCATGTGATGCTGTTCGATGAACCTACGTCAGCACTTGACCCGGAAATGGTCGGCGAAGTTCTCGAGGTTATGAAAAAGCTGGCTGAAGACGGAATGACGATGATTATTGTTACGCATGAGATGGGCTTTGCTCGTGAGGTAGGAGATCGTATCCTTTTCATGGACGGCGGAGTCATCGTAGAGCAGGGCACTCCTGCGGAAGTATTCGGAAATCCGAAGAATATACGGACACAGGACTTCTTAAGTAAGGTTCTGTAA
- a CDS encoding NADH:flavin oxidoreductase/NADH oxidase, which yields MTDLFTPYELKGMRLKNRVVMPPMCQYAVENQDGIPNDWHYVHYVSRAVGGTGLIIVEMTGIHPDGRITNNDTGIWSDNHIESYRKITAGVHANGSKIGIQLGHAGRKAQDAEPPAAPSAIPFDERSKMPAALTAQGIEELIEDFRQAARRAVEAGFDTVEIHGAHGYLIHQFHSPLTNTRNDEYGADLALFGEQVITAVKEELPADMPLLMRVSAKEYVDGGYGTEYALGICRRYKAAGVDMFHVSSGGEGPIGSNGGPNAGSAYQVGLAEYIRSGLQVPVIAVGRLESYQEAQSIVNEEQAELVAIGRGMLSDPYWTLHAQEALGGVHNVPKPYERGIWRRK from the coding sequence ATGACGGATTTATTCACCCCTTATGAATTGAAGGGAATGAGATTGAAGAACCGTGTGGTCATGCCTCCGATGTGTCAGTATGCAGTAGAGAATCAGGATGGAATCCCAAATGACTGGCATTATGTTCACTATGTGAGCCGAGCTGTTGGGGGTACAGGCCTTATCATTGTGGAGATGACAGGTATACATCCGGACGGGCGTATCACCAATAATGATACTGGGATTTGGAGCGACAACCATATAGAGTCCTATCGCAAAATCACAGCGGGTGTACACGCCAATGGTTCCAAAATCGGCATCCAATTGGGACATGCAGGACGTAAAGCGCAGGATGCCGAACCGCCAGCAGCACCCTCAGCAATCCCTTTTGACGAACGTTCCAAGATGCCGGCGGCACTAACGGCCCAAGGGATTGAAGAATTAATAGAAGATTTCCGGCAGGCGGCAAGAAGGGCTGTTGAGGCAGGTTTTGACACTGTAGAGATTCATGGGGCTCACGGTTACCTTATTCACCAGTTCCATTCCCCTTTAACAAATACAAGAAATGATGAATACGGGGCCGACCTGGCACTCTTTGGTGAGCAGGTAATTACGGCAGTCAAAGAGGAACTTCCTGCTGACATGCCCTTATTAATGAGAGTATCGGCTAAGGAGTATGTCGACGGTGGATACGGGACTGAATACGCTCTTGGTATCTGCCGCCGCTATAAGGCAGCGGGTGTTGATATGTTCCATGTGTCATCAGGTGGTGAAGGACCTATAGGTTCCAACGGGGGTCCAAATGCAGGCTCTGCCTATCAAGTGGGTCTAGCGGAATATATTCGGAGCGGACTGCAGGTTCCAGTTATAGCCGTGGGAAGACTTGAATCTTATCAAGAGGCACAGTCCATTGTAAATGAGGAACAAGCAGAGCTTGTAGCCATTGGACGAGGAATGCTAAGCGATCCCTACTGGACCTTGCATGCTCAGGAAGCTCTCGGTGGTGTCCATAACGTACCTAAACCTTACGAACGAGGCATTTGGAGAAGGAAGTAG
- a CDS encoding Ppx/GppA phosphatase family protein has translation MGDNLCRIGIIDIGSNSIRLVIYDTTPEGGYKIIKECKSSARLSEKITKEGRLEQKDMKTVVPVLMQFKEVCQAFGVDKVRAGATAAIRNAANSEEIITYLSEASSIPIEVISGYQEAYFGFLGVINTFDIEDGFVIDIGGGSTEITLFRGRRYEHSISLSFGAVNTNVMFGLGGNWNADQVRKLQAYVIGRLVEHSWLNTGTGLPLFGLGGTLRSLGKLDQKQREYSLPNSHGYTMSSETIERFMSLLPEMPFEKRKDLDGLSKSRADIIVSGLIIFQTVYQYIGASSAIISGEGLREGMLHDLLKPEAPVRDSALEYSLGTILSFDIHASKRHLDHVCKLANRLFGSLKNGGNTEEQEMLIYISIMLHRTGSNINYYQSKRHTRYWLMNSPIRGLSHRQLILCALIASYSTKSRKQKLSMTHKDILLASDEEWIHKLGTLVQLSIALDGSETGVVTDLEAHLRGNNLDINLKGVHGPLLGVEDIENALKAFKNVWDLKVKLDFPSNT, from the coding sequence ATGGGAGATAACCTCTGCCGAATTGGCATAATTGATATCGGATCCAACTCCATTCGCCTTGTGATATATGATACGACACCGGAAGGTGGATATAAAATAATCAAGGAATGTAAGAGCTCAGCCCGTCTGAGTGAGAAGATTACCAAAGAGGGACGACTCGAGCAGAAGGACATGAAAACTGTAGTCCCGGTTCTAATGCAATTTAAAGAAGTATGCCAGGCTTTTGGGGTTGATAAAGTAAGAGCCGGGGCAACTGCAGCGATTCGTAATGCGGCTAACTCCGAAGAGATTATTACCTATTTATCAGAAGCTTCATCCATTCCTATTGAAGTAATCAGTGGGTATCAGGAAGCCTACTTTGGATTTCTTGGGGTCATTAACACCTTTGATATTGAGGATGGCTTTGTCATAGATATTGGCGGAGGGAGTACGGAGATTACCTTATTCCGCGGACGCCGCTATGAACATAGTATTTCCCTTTCCTTTGGAGCAGTGAATACCAATGTTATGTTTGGACTTGGCGGTAATTGGAATGCGGATCAGGTCCGCAAGCTCCAAGCTTATGTAATCGGACGATTAGTGGAGCATTCCTGGCTGAATACCGGTACAGGGTTACCTTTGTTTGGGCTTGGGGGTACGCTTCGCTCATTGGGTAAGCTAGATCAGAAGCAGCGGGAATATTCATTGCCGAACTCGCACGGGTATACCATGTCCAGTGAAACTATTGAACGCTTTATGAGTCTCTTGCCTGAAATGCCCTTTGAGAAGCGTAAGGATCTGGATGGCTTGTCTAAAAGCCGGGCGGATATCATCGTGTCGGGGTTAATCATCTTTCAAACGGTATATCAATATATTGGAGCGAGCAGTGCAATAATCAGCGGAGAGGGTCTCCGCGAAGGGATGCTGCATGATTTGCTCAAGCCTGAGGCTCCGGTGCGTGACAGTGCACTAGAGTACAGTCTGGGAACTATTCTAAGCTTCGATATCCATGCCTCCAAACGTCATTTAGATCATGTATGCAAGCTGGCTAACCGTCTTTTTGGCTCGTTGAAAAATGGAGGTAATACAGAGGAGCAGGAGATGTTGATTTACATCTCTATTATGCTGCATCGGACCGGTTCCAATATTAATTATTACCAATCCAAACGCCATACTCGTTATTGGTTGATGAATTCACCTATACGTGGGCTATCCCATCGCCAGCTTATCCTGTGTGCTTTGATCGCCTCTTATAGCACAAAAAGCCGGAAGCAGAAATTGTCCATGACGCACAAGGACATTTTGCTGGCTTCCGACGAAGAGTGGATTCATAAGCTAGGGACACTGGTCCAACTAAGTATCGCACTGGATGGCAGTGAGACCGGTGTTGTAACTGATCTAGAAGCTCATTTACGCGGTAATAATCTAGACATTAACCTCAAGGGCGTTCACGGCCCGCTACTTGGTGTAGAAGACATTGAGAACGCCCTGAAGGCCTTTAAGAATGTTTGGGATTTGAAAGTAAAACTCGATTTCCCTTCCAATACCTAA
- the ppk1 gene encoding polyphosphate kinase 1, whose translation MNEEEKKNINHSTPATAYLNRDLSWIEFNRRVLAEAQDQDNPLLERARFLAIVSSNLDEFISVRVAGIQDQIRAGYTKMDFTGYTPSGLYKRLIKRVTKIIADQYRIFKDISRQLHKEGIVFVNYEDLTQAQELAAEQYYRDIIFPVLTPMAVDQSRPFPLVHSQFIYLAVVLLSKNNHEEEPYFAILQIPSNLPRCIPLPHRSNSKKRQFVFIEDVIRQHIQTLFSGYEPVAVNEFRLTRNSDLTIDEEGAEDLLEEIEKELRKRRRGVPARLEVQKGIHPYALEQLQAEFEIDDFVFEVEGPLDLGFLRNFAGSLKGFSYLNFPTIEPAYPAEFDENEDFFEVLRERDVLVYHPYESFDAMTDFITQASEDEQVMAIKMTLYRVSGKSPLITALANAAESGKQVTVVVELKARFDEERNIAWARKLEQSGCHVVYGLVGLKTHAKITLIVRQEGPELRRYVHVGTGNYNDSTAKAYTDLSLFTSEHQIGLDASELFNQMTGYSANYDWNSFIVAPTNMSLSLQRLMHREAAHAAAGRPARIIAKMNSLSNQPVIDDLYSAAQAGVDIDLIIRGVCCLRPGIPGLSERISVRSIVDRFLEHSRIYYFENGGKPEVYLSSADWMTRNLTRRIELMCPVLNSDIRKQIVKILELSLKDNVKSSFLQFNGNYERPDDKKAPFRSQFAAMDVRYWKGNRVLLSNPKHS comes from the coding sequence ATGAACGAAGAAGAGAAAAAAAATATAAACCACAGCACCCCGGCAACCGCTTATTTAAACAGGGACTTAAGCTGGATAGAATTTAACAGACGTGTGCTTGCAGAGGCGCAGGACCAGGATAATCCACTGTTAGAGCGAGCTCGATTCCTGGCGATTGTGTCGAGTAATTTAGATGAGTTCATCAGTGTTCGCGTAGCTGGAATTCAGGATCAGATCCGTGCAGGCTATACAAAAATGGATTTCACAGGCTATACTCCATCCGGTCTTTACAAACGTCTTATTAAACGTGTCACCAAAATCATTGCCGATCAATATCGCATTTTTAAGGACATTTCTCGGCAATTGCATAAGGAAGGTATCGTATTCGTCAATTATGAGGATCTTACACAAGCTCAGGAACTGGCTGCGGAACAATACTACCGGGATATTATTTTCCCTGTTCTAACTCCAATGGCCGTTGATCAGAGCAGACCCTTCCCGCTCGTGCATAGCCAGTTTATCTATCTGGCTGTCGTGCTCCTTAGTAAAAATAATCACGAAGAGGAACCATATTTTGCAATCCTGCAAATTCCGTCCAACCTGCCGCGGTGTATTCCGCTTCCTCATCGTTCCAATAGTAAGAAAAGGCAATTTGTTTTTATTGAGGATGTAATCAGGCAGCATATTCAAACGCTATTTAGCGGCTATGAGCCGGTAGCTGTTAATGAATTTCGATTAACTCGAAATTCGGACCTCACGATTGACGAGGAAGGTGCCGAGGACCTGCTGGAGGAAATTGAAAAGGAATTGCGCAAACGACGGAGAGGTGTTCCTGCCCGTTTGGAGGTACAAAAGGGTATCCATCCGTATGCGCTTGAGCAGCTTCAGGCTGAATTTGAAATTGATGATTTCGTATTTGAAGTAGAAGGTCCGCTTGATCTCGGGTTTCTAAGGAATTTCGCCGGAAGTCTTAAAGGGTTCAGCTATCTGAATTTCCCTACAATTGAGCCTGCCTACCCTGCTGAGTTCGATGAAAATGAAGATTTCTTTGAGGTTCTGCGTGAACGGGATGTACTTGTTTATCACCCTTATGAATCCTTTGATGCCATGACCGATTTTATTACACAGGCCTCCGAGGATGAACAGGTTATGGCAATCAAAATGACACTTTATCGTGTTAGCGGCAAATCGCCTCTTATCACGGCTCTCGCCAATGCTGCCGAATCCGGGAAGCAGGTTACGGTAGTTGTAGAGCTGAAGGCCCGATTCGACGAGGAACGAAATATTGCTTGGGCACGCAAGCTGGAGCAATCCGGGTGTCACGTAGTCTATGGTTTGGTCGGACTTAAAACTCATGCCAAAATAACACTTATTGTTCGCCAGGAAGGCCCGGAATTGCGCCGGTATGTTCATGTAGGCACTGGAAACTATAACGATAGTACAGCCAAAGCTTATACAGACCTCAGTCTGTTCACCTCTGAGCATCAAATTGGATTGGATGCTTCAGAGCTGTTTAATCAAATGACAGGCTATTCCGCAAATTACGACTGGAATTCCTTCATAGTTGCACCTACCAACATGAGCCTCTCCTTACAAAGGTTAATGCATCGTGAAGCCGCACATGCTGCCGCAGGGAGACCCGCACGGATCATCGCCAAGATGAACTCACTCTCCAATCAACCGGTCATTGACGATCTGTACAGCGCGGCTCAGGCCGGTGTTGATATTGACTTGATTATTCGCGGGGTTTGCTGTCTGCGTCCGGGTATCCCAGGCTTAAGCGAGCGAATTTCCGTGCGAAGTATTGTAGACCGATTCTTGGAGCATTCACGTATATATTATTTTGAGAACGGGGGCAAACCTGAGGTGTACTTATCCAGTGCAGACTGGATGACACGCAATCTTACCCGCCGGATTGAACTGATGTGCCCCGTGTTGAATAGTGATATCCGCAAACAAATTGTTAAGATCCTGGAACTATCTCTCAAAGACAATGTGAAGTCAAGTTTCCTTCAATTCAACGGAAATTATGAACGTCCGGACGACAAAAAGGCCCCTTTCCGGAGCCAGTTTGCTGCAATGGATGTTAGGTATTGGAAGGGAAATCGAGTTTTACTTTCAAATCCCAAACATTCTTAA
- a CDS encoding polysaccharide deacetylase family protein, whose amino-acid sequence MSIRLVKKVALLLLLSFIISGFPAPSSEAIPVTGKGSVLISKQQNKLNKKRLTMSQLIRKYPETIKTGGPRIKSVALTFDDVPDPRFTPQLLDVLRRNHVRATFFVVGSRAKKHPELVARMVREGHIIGNHSYNHPQFRKLRMKEFKVQILRTENIIQNIAGYKPKLIRPPYGEITEQQLKWAKSQGYKVVNWNVDSQDWKGLPKGEVKANILSTAGKGAIILQHGGGGQGSHLEGSIQALPEVIAKMRQRGYTFVTVPQLLHVSKSK is encoded by the coding sequence ATGTCCATTAGGCTCGTGAAAAAGGTAGCCTTGTTACTCTTACTCAGCTTTATAATATCGGGCTTTCCAGCCCCTTCTTCAGAGGCCATACCCGTAACCGGCAAAGGTTCTGTACTCATCTCGAAACAACAGAACAAGTTGAATAAAAAGAGACTCACCATGAGTCAGCTAATTCGCAAATATCCGGAGACAATCAAAACTGGGGGCCCGCGGATCAAATCCGTAGCCCTCACATTTGATGATGTTCCCGATCCAAGGTTCACCCCGCAGCTGCTTGATGTTCTGCGCAGGAATCATGTAAGAGCCACTTTTTTTGTTGTCGGCAGTCGTGCTAAGAAACATCCTGAACTGGTAGCCCGAATGGTCCGAGAAGGACATATTATCGGCAATCACTCGTATAATCACCCCCAGTTCCGAAAGCTTAGGATGAAAGAATTCAAGGTTCAAATTTTACGTACCGAGAATATCATTCAGAATATTGCCGGTTATAAGCCCAAGTTGATCCGGCCGCCTTATGGGGAAATTACGGAACAACAGTTGAAATGGGCCAAATCACAGGGGTATAAAGTCGTGAATTGGAACGTGGACTCTCAAGATTGGAAGGGTCTACCCAAGGGGGAGGTTAAAGCCAATATCCTTTCTACTGCCGGTAAGGGGGCTATCATTCTTCAACACGGGGGTGGGGGCCAAGGAAGCCACCTGGAAGGGTCTATTCAAGCCTTGCCTGAGGTGATTGCCAAAATGAGGCAACGTGGCTACACGTTCGTTACGGTTCCTCAATTACTTCATGTTTCCAAAAGCAAATAA
- a CDS encoding dihydroorotate dehydrogenase has product MINLSANIGQVHFKNPIVMASGTFGFGREYGKLYDVSKLGGISGKGLTLNPKAGNPGTRVYETASGMLNSVGLENPGVAAFLEKECPYWETLDTVRMVNLGGNTMDDYVRGAELIQQDADARMLAGNKAVDMIELNISCPNVKEGGIAFGVKTCAAQEVVRAVRGATKLPLAVKLSPNAEDIADMAFMCQEEGADAISLINTISGMKIDVRRRSSVFNNLYAGLSGPAIKPVALRMVHQVAKRVTIPVIGMGGITSATDIIEFIMAGATVVQVGTYNFMNLRAGNELVEELEQFMIQENIRSLDEIRGIV; this is encoded by the coding sequence ATGATTAATTTGAGCGCGAATATTGGACAAGTCCATTTTAAAAATCCTATTGTGATGGCCTCTGGAACCTTTGGGTTCGGACGGGAATATGGCAAGCTGTATGATGTGTCCAAGCTTGGAGGGATCTCCGGTAAAGGACTAACTTTAAATCCCAAAGCTGGGAATCCCGGAACTCGAGTATATGAAACTGCTTCAGGAATGCTCAATAGTGTTGGACTTGAGAATCCTGGTGTTGCTGCCTTTCTGGAGAAGGAATGCCCTTACTGGGAGACTCTTGATACGGTTAGAATGGTTAACCTGGGCGGTAATACAATGGATGATTATGTTCGCGGTGCGGAATTGATCCAGCAGGACGCCGATGCGAGAATGCTTGCCGGTAATAAGGCCGTGGATATGATTGAGTTGAATATTTCTTGTCCTAATGTTAAAGAGGGCGGCATTGCTTTTGGGGTCAAGACCTGTGCTGCGCAGGAAGTAGTCCGTGCCGTGCGCGGGGCAACTAAGCTGCCGCTGGCCGTTAAGTTGTCACCAAATGCGGAAGATATCGCAGATATGGCCTTCATGTGTCAGGAGGAAGGTGCAGATGCTATCTCGCTTATTAATACTATTTCCGGAATGAAAATAGATGTGCGCCGCAGAAGCAGTGTATTCAATAATTTGTATGCGGGTCTATCCGGGCCAGCCATCAAGCCGGTCGCATTAAGGATGGTTCACCAAGTTGCCAAAAGAGTAACTATTCCAGTAATCGGTATGGGCGGGATTACTTCTGCAACGGATATTATTGAATTTATTATGGCCGGTGCTACGGTAGTGCAGGTTGGGACTTATAACTTCATGAATTTACGGGCAGGTAACGAGCTTGTTGAGGAGCTTGAGCAATTTATGATTCAGGAAAATATTCGTTCTTTGGATGAAATTCGCGGAATTGTGTGA
- a CDS encoding transporter substrate-binding domain-containing protein, giving the protein MNKWGKISLGMLLSVGLLTGCGQNKNDNNAATAGNTDAPATVKTLTMGTSADFPPYEFHKVVGGKDTIVGFDIDIAKDIAADMGAELVIKDLPFESLLNELSSGKIDMVISGLSPTEERRKAVDLSDIYYKAQQAVVVREADKDKFATMDTLKGAKIGVQAGSIQEDIAKGIEGAQLTSLTKISEIVLQLQTNRVDASIMEGPVAKSFVKNVKGLVITDATPEVEDDGYVIGIKKGNKDLLEQVNKTLTRLNSEGKIDEYVAAASALAESK; this is encoded by the coding sequence ATGAACAAATGGGGTAAAATATCATTAGGAATGCTGCTATCGGTAGGCTTGCTTACCGGCTGTGGCCAAAATAAGAATGACAATAATGCGGCAACTGCGGGTAATACAGACGCACCAGCAACTGTAAAGACACTCACAATGGGAACAAGCGCTGATTTTCCTCCTTATGAATTTCATAAGGTTGTTGGCGGCAAAGATACAATCGTTGGTTTTGATATTGATATCGCTAAAGATATTGCTGCCGATATGGGTGCAGAGCTAGTTATTAAAGATTTGCCGTTTGAATCCTTGCTGAATGAGCTGTCAAGCGGGAAGATTGATATGGTTATCTCCGGTCTTAGTCCGACTGAAGAACGCAGAAAAGCCGTTGATCTTTCGGATATATATTACAAAGCACAGCAAGCCGTTGTAGTGCGTGAAGCAGACAAAGACAAATTCGCAACCATGGATACACTTAAGGGTGCTAAAATCGGTGTTCAAGCGGGTTCCATTCAAGAGGATATCGCTAAAGGCATCGAAGGCGCACAATTGACATCCCTCACTAAAATATCTGAAATCGTGCTTCAACTTCAAACCAACCGTGTAGATGCTTCCATTATGGAAGGGCCTGTTGCCAAATCTTTTGTGAAGAATGTAAAAGGCTTGGTAATCACCGATGCTACACCAGAGGTTGAAGATGACGGTTACGTAATCGGCATTAAGAAGGGAAATAAGGATCTTCTTGAGCAAGTGAATAAGACGCTTACCCGTCTTAACTCGGAAGGCAAGATTGATGAGTATGTTGCAGCGGCAAGTGCATTGGCCGAGAGCAAATAA
- a CDS encoding amino acid ABC transporter permease produces the protein MNIFNMAYEYRNFFLSGLQYTLLLAVLGVFFGFVLGIAIALLRMSKWWPVRFIATAWVEFLRGTPMLVQLFLIHYGLATFGIEFSAMESGAITLSINSSAYLAEIFRAGIQGVDRGQVEAARSLGMRQGMTMRYIVLPQALKSVLPAIGNEFITIIKESSIVSFIGVMDLMFQSRSVSTITYDGFTPLVIIAFMYFVLTFTLSKILGRLERRLNTDDRG, from the coding sequence ATGAATATTTTTAATATGGCTTATGAATATCGAAACTTTTTTCTATCGGGTTTACAGTACACTTTGCTTTTAGCGGTGTTAGGCGTGTTCTTCGGTTTTGTGCTCGGGATCGCCATTGCATTGCTGCGTATGTCCAAATGGTGGCCGGTTCGTTTTATTGCTACAGCCTGGGTGGAGTTTCTGCGTGGGACGCCAATGCTGGTCCAGCTCTTTCTGATCCATTATGGTCTCGCAACATTCGGTATTGAATTTTCCGCGATGGAATCCGGAGCGATTACGTTGTCCATCAACAGCTCGGCTTATCTAGCCGAAATTTTCCGTGCAGGGATTCAAGGCGTGGATCGCGGACAAGTAGAAGCAGCACGTTCCTTAGGGATGAGACAGGGAATGACCATGCGTTATATCGTTCTTCCCCAAGCACTCAAAAGCGTACTGCCAGCAATCGGTAATGAATTTATTACTATAATTAAGGAATCATCCATCGTATCTTTTATCGGGGTCATGGATCTGATGTTCCAATCACGGTCTGTATCGACGATTACTTATGACGGATTTACTCCGCTTGTAATCATTGCATTTATGTACTTTGTTTTGACATTTACATTGTCCAAAATTCTTGGCAGATTGGAAAGGAGGTTAAATACAGATGATCGAGGTTAA